Proteins from one Erysipelothrix larvae genomic window:
- a CDS encoding PTS sugar transporter subunit IIB: MRKIVLLCAAGMSTSLLVNKINEAATAENYEIDVQAYPVSEAKNKVPIADVVLLGPQVRYALAKLREQHPGSNIDVIDMRDYGTMNGKAVVATIRRILND, encoded by the coding sequence ATGCGTAAAATTGTCTTATTATGTGCTGCGGGTATGTCTACAAGCTTATTGGTGAATAAGATTAACGAAGCAGCAACTGCTGAAAATTATGAAATTGATGTTCAAGCATATCCAGTTTCAGAAGCTAAGAATAAAGTTCCAATTGCAGATGTCGTATTATTAGGACCTCAAGTGCGTTATGCCCTCGCGAAATTGAGAGAGCAACATCCTGGTAGTAACATCGATGTGATTGACATGCGTGATTATGGTACGATGAACGGGAAAGCTGTTGTCGCAACAATCCGTAGAATTTTAAACGATTAA